From the Quercus lobata isolate SW786 chromosome 6, ValleyOak3.0 Primary Assembly, whole genome shotgun sequence genome, one window contains:
- the LOC115950576 gene encoding GDP-mannose 4,6 dehydratase 1, which translates to MASEIDNSRSGSTTNGESPPCAPHKVALITGITGQDGSYLTEFLLDKGYEVHGLIRRSSNFNTQRINHIYIDPHNAHKARMKLHYADLTDASSLRRWLDTILPDEVYNLAAQSHVAVSFEIPDYTADVVATGALRLLEAVRSHIAATGRNHIRYYQAGSSEMFGSTPPPQSETTPFHPRSPYAASKCAAHWYTVNYREAYGIFACNGILFNHESPRRGENFVTRKITRAVGRIKIGLQSKLFLGNLQASRDWGFAGDYVEAMWMMLQQEKPDDYVVATEDSHTVEEFLQVAFGYVGLNWNDHVVIDKRYFRPTEVDNLKGDASRAKKVLGWKPKVGFEQLVKMMVDEDVELAKREKVLVDAGYMDAQQQP; encoded by the coding sequence ATGGCGTCCGAGATCGACAATTCCAGATCCGGATCTACAACCAACGGCGAATCTCCTCCATGCGCGCCACACAAAGTCGCACTGATCACCGGAATCACCGGCCAAGACGGTTCCTACCTGACCGAGTTTTTACTCGACAAAGGCTACGAGGTACACGGCTTGATCCGACGGTCCTCCAACTTCAACACTCAGCGAATCAACCACATCTACATCGACCCCCACAACGCCCACAAGGCTCGAATGAAGCTCCACTACGCTGACCTCACCGATGCCTCCTCTCTTCGTCGCTGGCTCGACACGATTCTCCCGGACGAGGTTTACAACCTCGCTGCCCAATCCCACGTGGCCGTCTCATTCGAGATCCCAGATTACACCGCCGATGTTGTCGCCACCGGGGCCCTCCGTCTCCTCGAAGCTGTCCGATCCCACATCGCCGCCACTGGGCGCAACCATATTCGGTACTACCAAGCTGGATCGTCCGAAATGTTCGGGTCGACGCCGCCTCCGCAGTCGGAAACGACGCCGTTTCACCCTCGATCCCCTTACGCCGCGTCGAAATGCGCGGCGCATTGGTACACCGTGAATTACAGGGAAGCGTACGGGATTTTCGCGTGCAATGGGATATTGTTCAACCACGAATCGCCGAGGAGGGGCGAGAATTTCGTGACCCGGAAGATCACGCGCGCGGTTGGGCGAATCAAGATTGGGTTGCAGAGCAAGCTGTTTCTTGGGAATTTGCAGGCTTCGAGGGATTGGGGTTTTGCTGGGGATTACGTGGAAGCTATGTGGATGATGTTGCAGCAAGAGAAGCCAGATGATTACGTGGTGGCCACGGAAGATTCTCACACTGTGGAGGAGTTCTTGCAGGTTGCGTTTGGGTATGTGGGTTTGAATTGGAATGATCACGTTGTGATTGACAAGAGGTATTTTAGGCCTACTGAGGTTGATAACCTTAAGGGAGATGCAAGCAGAGCTAAGAAAGTTCTTGGTTGGAAGCCTAAGGTTGGGTTTGAGCAATTGGTTAAGATGATGGTTGATGAGGATGTTGAATTGGCTAAGAGGGAGAAGGTGCTTGTCGATGCTGGTTACATGGATGCACAGCAACAACCATGA
- the LOC115995244 gene encoding uncharacterized protein LOC115995244, translating into MWFSCETNYYTLFSLIDIATVNPKVLVELFSMYRDWQEQKTQMISKKQEEIENKIDVADALAVKLLQRFNFSVSAMKTASQHLSEVHALQVDIGELKGRLTEVISNCDALCKRIASEGPESLRSSVKPFTIATADSEISSTSSSLPRDLNKTVAKLE; encoded by the exons ATGTGGTTCAGTTGCGAGACTAATTACTATACTTTATTTTCTCTGATTGATATAGCTACTGTGAATCCTAAGGTGCTGGTGGAGCTCTTCTCGATGTACCGTGATTGGCAGGAGCAGAAGACTCAAATGATTAGCAAAAAGCAG GAAGagatagaaaacaaaatagaTGTTGCAGATGCTTTGGCAGTTAAACTTCTACAACGTTTTAATTTCTCAGTGTCGGCAATGAAGACAGCTTCACAACATTTATCAGAAG TTCATGCATTGCAGGTGGACATTGGAGAACTTAAAGGAAGGTTAACAGAGGTTATTAGCAACTGCGATGCACTGTGCAAGAGAATTGCTTCAGAGGGGCCAGAATCTCTTCGTTCATCTGTCAAACCATTTACAATTGCCACTGCTGACTCAGAAATCAGCTCTACTTCATCTTCTTTGCCAAGAGATTTAAACAAAACAGTAGCCAAGTTAGAATAG